The proteins below come from a single Aspergillus oryzae RIB40 DNA, chromosome 5 genomic window:
- a CDS encoding putative copper amine oxidase (copper amine oxidase), whose translation MAPHPLAILSEEETNIAREVVVAAHPNTVLHFREIYLSEPPKEQLQEFLAIEHAGRLSPTTPRPPRLALCQYDVISGDRIPVYQEAEVDVNTRKRVQHKIIGKEHHAALTLAEFEVLVERCFASPLFQKAMEDFDLPKGFEVVIEPWPYGGRDHSDPNRRFFQALCFATNTTKNNEDANFYSYPLPIIPVMDATTQEIVRIDRPATGGKGEGLHEQTFSRDIIGHCKDSDYVPELLPNGSRKDLKPLNVVQPEGPSFKITNESLVEWQKWRFRVAFNPREGATIHDVWYDGRSVMYRLAISEMTVPYADPRPPYHRKQAFDFGDGGGGNMANNLSIGCDCLGVIKYFDAVITGADGKAQKLPNAICLHEQDNGIGWKHSNWRTGRAVVTRHRELVVQFIITLANYEYIFAYKFDQAGGITVESRATGILNVVNIDPGKTSDYGNVVSGGVLAQNHQHIFCVRMDPAVDGANNSVVIEESHPVPMNEATNPNGNYYKVTNQTIERATYLDAAPQLNRVVKMVNPNKTNPISQKPVAYKFTPLATQTLLADPNSIQARRAQFAQHHVWVTKYRDAELYAGGRYTLQSQVEVDGVADAVKRGDAVDNTDVVVWSTFGITHNPRVEDWPVMPVEIFQLMIRPSDFFTENPAIDVPSGKNAASRVVQSECCRNSHI comes from the exons ATGGCGCCTCATCCCCTTGCCATTctctccgaggaggagacaAACATTGCCCGCGAGGTTGTTGTCGCTGCACACCCAAACACAGTTCTTCACTTCCGTGAGATTTACTTGTCGGAACCCCCGAAAGAGCAACTCCAGGAGTTCCTGGCTATCGAACATGCAGGACGTCTCAGTCCAACTACGCCTCGCCCCCCTCGGCTGGCTTTGTGTCAGTACGATGTGATTAGCGGTGACCGCATTCCAGTCTATCAAGAGGCGGAGGTCGATGTGAATACCCGCAAGCGTGTGCAGCACAAGATTATTGGAAAGGAGCACCATGCTGCTTTGACTTT GGCCGAATTCGAGGTCTTGGTCGAACGGTGTTTCGCTTCCCCACTGTTCCAGAAAGCCATGGAGGACTTTGACCTCCCCAAGGGCTTTGAGGTTGTCATTGAGCCATGGCCATACGGTGGACGTGACCACTCCGATCCCAACCGGCGTTTCTTCCAGGCTTTGTGCTTTGCGACAAATACCACTAAGAATAACGAGGATGCCAACTTCTACTCTTATCCTCTGCCCATCATCCCTGTCATGGATGCCACCACCCAAGAAATTGTCCGCATTGACCGTCCCGCGACCGGAGGTAAGGGTGAGGGATTGCATGAGCAGACCTTCTCCCGAGACATTATCGGCCATTGCAAGGACTCCGACTATGTACCAGAACTGCTGCCGAACGGAAGCCGGAAGGACTTAAAGCCACTGAACGTCGTGCAGCCGGAGGGCCCTTCATTCAAGATCACCAATGAGTCACTTGTCGAATGGCAGAAGTGGCGGTTCCGTGTCGCATTCAACCCGCGTGAGGGTGCGACGATTCACGATGTCTGGTATGATGGCCGCAGTGTCATGTACCGACTGGCTATTAGTGAGATG ACGGTCCCATACGCCGATCCCAGGCCTCCATATCACCGTAAGCAGGCTTTCGACTTCGGtgatggtggcggtggtaACATGGCCAACAACCTGTCCATCGGTTGCGATTGCCTAGGTGTCATCAAATACTTCGATGCCGTCATCACCGGTGCGGACGGCAAGGCCCAGAAGCTGCCCAACGCAATCTGCTTGCACGAACAGGACAACGGCATTGGTTGGAAGCATTCCAACTGGCGGACCGGCCGTGCTGTGGTGACTCGCCACCGGGAGCTCGTCGTACagttcatcatcaccctcgcTAACTATGAGTACATCTTCGCGTACAAGTTCGACCAAGCAGGAGGTATTACGGTCGAGTCGCGTGCCACGGGTATCTTGAACGTGGTCAACATTGACCCCGGCAAGACGAGCGATTACGGAAACGTGGTCAGTGGAGGTGTTCTGGCCCAGAACCATCAGCATATCTTCTGTGTTCGTATGGATCCTGCCGTCGATGGAGCAAACAATTCCGTTGTCATTGAAGAATCACATCCCGTACCCATGAACGAAGCCACCAACCCCAACGGTAACTACTACAAGGTCACGAATCAGACGATTGAGCGCGCCACCTATCTGGATGCCGCCCCGCAGCTGAACAGAGTGGTTAAGATGGTCAACCCCAACAAGACCAACCCAATTAGTCAGAAGCCTGTGGCATACAAATTCACACCTTTAGCCACCCAGACGCTCTTGGCGGATCCGAACTCCATCCAGGCTAGGCGTGCCCAGTTTGCCCAGCACCATGTCTGGGTCACCAAGTACCGTGACGCTGAGCTGTATGCTGGCGGTCGCTACACGCTCCAGAGCCAGGTAGAGGTGGACGGTGTGGCCGACGCCGTCAAGCGAGGGGACGCCGTCGACAACACTGATGTCGTGGTCTGGAGCACGTTCGGTATCACCCATAACCCTCGTGTTGAGGATTGGCCCGTTAT GCCAGTCGAGATCTTCCAGCTCATGATCCGCCCATCGGACTTCTTCACCGAGAACCCAGCGATCGACGTTCCGTCCGGCAAGAATGCTGCCTCTCGCGTCGTTCAGTCGGAGTGCTGCCGGAACTCGCATATTTAG
- a CDS encoding uncharacterized protein (predicted protein): protein MKLLNIITLLSTTSLAVAGGLDTREANNADLATRAATICGSGYELNKAIPLPKGTDPKQRLGTLYTYIGKDKGCAILDNNVGKAQYMYVGVCDLNGKHCDKDSGAFSHNFACAPLVAKMGQSSKSLYIDYKDEYGWACE, encoded by the exons atgaaGCTCCTtaacatcatcaccctccTTTCTACAACTAGTCTAGCCGTCGCTGGAGGCCTAGATACCAGAGAAGCAAACAACGCCGATCTAGCAACCCGAGCAGCCACCATCTGCGGATCAGGATACGAATTGAACAAAGCAATTCCCCTCCCAAAAGGCACAGATCCCAAACAGCGACTAGGCACACTTTACACCTACATTGGAAAGGACAAGGGGTGCGCAATCCTAGACAACAATGTCGGCAAAGCACAATACATGTACGTGGGTGTGTGCGATTTGAACGGGAAACACTGTGATAAGGATTCCGGTGCATTTAGCCA CAATTTTGCCTGTGCACCCTTGGTCGCGAAGATGGGTCAGAGCTCTAAGAGTCTTTATATCGACTATAAAGACGAGTATGGCTGGGCGTGTGAGTGA